The genomic window acgtattatGTCATATTGTCTAGTATTCCAGAATTATCAGTCCTATTTAGTAAATTAAATGTTCTTTTGACTCTACTAGCAGCCCTCTCCTCTGCTAAGTCAGAGCTGTGGCCAGTgagagtttgtgttacacagactaatCATAATGAAATACGACTTTtgtgtttttgctttttttaaactcagaattgaaacaattgtattaCAGTGTCTCTGCCCTGAAACCTTTTCTTATATTCATCTGGTTGAGGCAACTTGCTCTACCAATCTAATAATCATAGTAGTAGTAATTGAGTTATATAATGATGGAACTGACAGTGACATGTAGATTAACTGCCTTTCAGAAATGCCAGGGTTGCAAGCACGAGTTTGAGCCGACAGAGACTAAGCACCACTGCCGGGCCTGCGGGCAGGGCTTCTGTGACGAGTGTTCGTCCAGGCAGCTGCCCGTGCCGGAGAGGGGCTGGGGGGAGGCACTCGTCAGGGTGTGCGAGTCCTGCTTCAAGGAGAGAACACAAGCTGGTAGgaatcatcatacatgtagatgacatgGATCACTAGACAAGTGTAAAAGCAACAGTTTCTACAAACTTCTTTTTGTTGTAGTAACCTGTCAGCACTAGTCATTCTGTTTAGTTtagtgaaggtagagcctggaactaaacaggatgacactcaggctatgtcATTACAGCTACAGCAGTAGCGTTAGTGAAATAATTAATCTGAGTAACAAATTTGTGTCCTGGACTTGTAAATGTGCCTTTGTGTTGTTGTAGTGTTGATGAagttttcgtttgtttgtttgtttgtttgacgtGTCCATCCCTTGACTCCCCAGACGGATTTATTCCCCATCTTGCAACTGACTTAGGTGACCCCCATGTTTCTGAAGGCACAGAGGTGATCCCCGctgaggagggggaggggggcgcagaCAAGACCGTCATGGTTCGCAAGGTCGGGGAGGTCATGCAGAGCACTCTGGGAGTGGCTGCCACTGCCATCAACTATCCACTTGGTAAGTACTTTAGTCTCTAGatctagggggaggggggcaattgAAGACTTTGCTGCTTTGTGATTTGGTTGTGACTTTccaaattttgtcattttgggGTATGGTTGAGTGAAAATTGACCCAAGTATAAAGTAGTGTAGCAGTTCTGTAAATCATTTAATatttgaggtggttttatttttgtgttttcacaCCACAAACACTTTTTACTAAAGCATTGTTacaaccatgaacttaaaaacactgtgAGCACCACCTTTCCTCTCCTACTGTGAAACCAAGTCCTTGtaaaacaatttacagtatgtgaacCTTGCTTGTGATAAATTTGTTTTTTGACGTGTGAACCCCAATGCAGGACTGATGGTGGATGCCGCCCGCCCTGCGTACTGGGTAGCCGACAGCGAGATTGTGTTGTGTCATGGCTGTCAGCTTGAGTTTGACCCCACCCTGTCCAAGCACCACTGCAGAGCGTGCGGGAACGGTTTCTGTGACGAGTGCTCCATGGCGCGACGTCCCGTACCCTCCAGGGGCTGGGACCATCCCGTCAGAGTGTGCAACGAATGCAACAGGAAAAGTGGCGACTTGTAGAATGTTGGGGAGCAGTGACAAATTACTATAAGCTAAATGTTTTGAGTAACATTACTTTTCATGGTATTACAGCCTATAATTAAGTTACCACAGTAGTTCACAGTTGTTGCATCGAGAATTTCAATTGTTTTAGtttacaaaatatgtaatttatcaaatttgttgataaaacaaagatatagACCACTTGGTTGAAAGTACAAGATCTTTGCTTTAAAATTTGTTATTTAGTATTGACTTGCACAATTTGCTTGTTGCTTAGGAAAAGGTGGCTGAAACACATTTCTCATTGGTGATGGTATATTGTATCAGTTGTACCTGACAAGTTGTGTGGCTGTTATATACGTCTAACATGGACCAAATTCTAAGAAGATCATCAAAGAGAAATGATGAGATTAATAGTTTGATTAAGATAATCTGGGAAGGTAAAAAAGGTTTAACTTGTTTCCACATGGTGCTAATAGTACATCTGTAATGACAGGGTTGTTTACAATGGTGTTTTCACATGATGTCATCACTGTGttggctgccatgttggtggCTCAATTTGCATTTCACTAAATAATAGCTCAAGTTTCTTTTAACATTCAAAGATCTTCTGACCGTCTCAAATAACCTCATATGAATGTCTACAGCTAAAACAAGAGAATGATAGCAGAATACTGATAAGACATGGAAATGCTGTGTATGTTTGAGCTACAATCCATTGacatgcaaatagggacaccaaaaTGGAAGTCAGCATCTGCCTGCTACATTGAtgtagaaagagagagaaaatgcTCTATAGACTCAAACTCATCACATTGTGAGGGTTaaggtgtaaaaagaaaaaataagtATAAACTTAACTGTGTCTCAACAATGTTGATGGATCTATATGgtgaagacaacaacaacacctcCAAATAGAGAACACAAGATTTCAACAGCAAAATTACTGATATTCCACAGGAGGGAAAAAAAGAGCCTATAAAAAAAGATATGTTTGTCTAtcagatatgtacatgtgtgtaagtAACTGAGATATTCTGTAAATTATTATCACTTTCAGTCATGAAAGTaatcctgtacatgtattaggatTCATATATACTTATTAGTAAGTATCTCTGATTTGATGTAGTCTTTCGGATGAGGTACTTTGCATGAATTAGAGTGGACATTTGTAGTACTGGTAGTACTGTCTTTTTAGACTTTTATGTGTGAATGATTAAAAGTGCAAAATAAGGATGGAAACGTTAGAGGAAGGTATGAGCAGCACTCAATTCAAGTGTTGATAAATAGATTACCTGGAAACAAAGCTGACAGAATGAAGAAAACGAAATGTTGTTTATTGCATTTTTGTCTCAAACATGCAACAAGTGTCAAGAATGTTGCTTTCGTGTGAAGGCAGCAACACAAAAAGTCTCTCAACATTGTGAGACCACTATTGTAACAGTAAAATGGACTGTTGGACAATTCCTCACGCAGTGCCCCCCACCCTCTTCAACTGTGTGTGAAATAATGTTAAACAAGTAGGCTTTTGTTTAGTCCTTCAGTTGGATAACCCCAGCTTGTACCAGTACAACTCGTCCTTGATGCCCATAAGTAGTCCcgggatgcccccctccccaccccagcCCCATGAGAAGGCGATGGTAGGTCTGGATGTCTGTGTGGTGGGGTGGATAGAAGGGATGGTCCTCAGCAGCTGGCCGTCCTGTAGGTTCCACATACGGGTGTGGCAGTCCTGGCCAACTGTACGGCAGAACAACAGAAGGATCCAGTAAGATAATATATGGTATAAGGAACATACGAAAGTCAcagacaaaagacagtggatgctgtctgaaacatctgactgtttccaaatttttatcaagttgcttgtgTATCAAACTGCCACTTGGCATATCTTTTTACCTgcatgtctaatcttcatcaacatatacatgtataaggaaagtaaataaaaaaaatagaaactTTGAGAAAAGACACACAAGGCACTGGTACTGTAAGCATACCACAGGGAGGAAAACTGCTTATTGCAGAGGCTGGAGAAGAGGTAGACTAGACATGCATTACTGCAAAAGGTATCTAGATTCTATAAAGATAGGACTGGGACTTCTAAAATAAGTAGGACCAAATAAGTGACTAATGATGGAAGACAGTGTTGTCAGTCTAAAATGTACACAGAATGTAGGAAAATAGGAAGAAAATCAGAAGTCTAAACATCATCCCTACCTGCAAAGATAAACTTTTCCTGAGAATCTACGATGACAGGGATGTGTGCGTACTGGTTCACATGACCGGGGTAGTCCAGTATGCATTTCTGCACACGTAGGTCCCAGAGTTTGATCTGTAATGGACAAAGAAAATGTACTTAACCTTCAGCACCCTACAGGTGTCTCCGTACCCATGGCAGGCCATTCAGGTCAGAATCTGGAACTACAGACCATGATTGGTTATAAAAATGTCATTCCGTCTGAACAAGTATGCTTGTATCTTTTATCCCTTTTGCCAAAGGACTGATAAAGGATATTAAATACTACGTTACCTTGCCCTGCATGTCGCTGGCCAGGAGGTAGTTCTCGTCCTGCAGCAGACGCAGGCAGCAGACGGAGGACTCGTGTCGGAGCGTCATGGCCGTGCCGCGGCATCTGGTACGCACTCGCAGGTCGCTGCCCAAGATCTCACCTCTCCTCGTTCCACTCAATAACACGGGAGTCTGGAATTGAGAAAAAATAGAACatgcttgaaaaaaaagggtAGCCACTGATGCTCATAGATTAGTAATCAGGTTGACAGTATAGATGGTGCCGATCATTTTCTTACTTTTGGAATCTAAAAGCCATGCATGGAGAAGACTATTTTAACCAGTTTATGGCCTTCATTACTACATCTTACAACAATAtttcgcaatggttttatgtcACTCTGCATTTGTTTTGCAAAATCATCACACCaagaataaaacaaatattGTCAGCAATGCATTGTGTGTGGCAGCTATGACTTTAAACACTGCAAATGCctccttccccccccccccaccacgaAATGAAATGTCCTCAAacttaaatgaatgtacagtgtCTCAATTGACAGTTCTACCAGCAGAACAAGCTCAGCAAAAGTTGgttggtacaaaaatgtactttcaTTATTTTGCAATTCATGGATAAATGTACTTTGTGCATAACATGCAAGAAATGTACGaagataaaaaaacacaaaaacaccaccTACAGTATTGCAGAATCTCTGTGCAAAGACATCACTATTAGTGTTGATGACGTCTCTCTGTCCAGTAAAGGCGTCAATCACAACACTGCTGTTGTTGGCACCTGTACAACACAAGCTTGTACTTCAGTTACTATAGCCAATAAGGTTACAGGGCTgaataaacaaattaacaacAGCTAATCATCATACTCCCTTTGTATTGAATTACCATCTAATATGGATACAGAACAAATCAATGATCATAGTAAAGGCTGTAGCTGGAGGGTTGCCTGATACCTACCGATACTGAAGCACTTGGAGAAAAGTGGGTTTGAGTTCCAGGCACAGGTCCAGGCGGACTTGACCTCGTAGTTACGGCCCCGTACAAGGCCTGCTCCTCCCGGGCCTGTAGTGGGATGATGAGGTATTGTTACAAGGTTAAGCACAGATGACTGTTTTGCTATCATGGTAAAATCTATGATTGCCAGTAGCATAGTCAAAGGCTTAACATATTGATAGCCTGTTATCCATAATTTTCTAGCTCTAGTCCACTCCTCTGGATGCTTCCTTGCCAAATAGTTTGACGACTGTTAACAGAGGAAATGATTGGCACTTAAATACTTGCGTAAAATACATGCAAGAGCTTTGATTGCCTCTTGTATGGACCTCTTAAACAGCATGGTAACATGATACATGAATATTGGCCCTTACTGATAGCCATTGCAATTGTAACACATTGAAAGCTTCTGTCCTGATGACAAGATGACTCAGGTATCTATTCATAAGGAAATCAGCGTACCAGGTATAAGATGTTCGTTTGCCATGACCTCGGCACACACAAGCCTAGCACAGGACGGGGTGTCTGGTCCTTCATCTAACACTGAGAATCTGAATGAACACTGGTCAAGGTGGTACTGTATATTCATTTAGTCTGCAGCGCTGAAATTCTGCGGCAAGGTGAAAATCGAGGGTTATGGTGTCTTtgactttgcatttgaaacaactgTTGCAATACAATGCAAGAAAGTGTACATATTGGCAGTGTAATGTGTTCATGGTGAGAGCTCACAGAAAAATGGTGAACAgaaaaccaccacgaatatttcatgattcatACTTTTTTGCCATGTAGTTATAATTTTACTAACAGGCATTACATTCTGAGTCTTTCACAGGATCAACCACTGAAACAAGGATACAGGGCGTGGGACTCTGGTCCAGTTACTGAGGCCCAGCAAATACCTGTCACCTGgaaaacacagtgtaacaacagAATTCTAAAAAAACTCCATGTAATCAAAAAGTCCTCTGCAAGATATTTTGCTTATAGGATAAAACCGATTGGTAATGATTTACAACTTTCTCAGCGAGACTATTAGCATATTTATATCCATGACAAcgcaatagaccaatcctgactgtccaccacaattagcagttcaactaatgatagcatggcaattgaCTGATCGACtaatgactgcatgtccgtcaaatggTTGCATgcttatgttttaattttccatTTCCACATTTTGACGGAGATGGGCGGGGTATGAGGTTGGTCTATTAGGAACAGGCACAGGGTAGTCTCTAGAAACTGTGCATGTGTCAGCAGTGCCCCCTACCTTTCCTGGGGTGAAGTACTGCATGTAGGACTTCTGCATAGAATCCAGGGTGTTGAGAGCCATGAAGGAGACAAAGTCAAGCCTGCAGTGAGGGGATGGTATTAGAGAAAAAGCCAGATAGACATCCAGTATATTAGCAATATACACTGTACTATACttgtatatggcctccgtcggtcagtattgaccatggtaaaatcctaattcacaacagccctacagcatcgactatggctaaacagccctatacgagaatggcagtctctgccacaaaaatcacatctgtaagctgactcagttctgttgcaaagctcttttctgtggatccgcttttcttctgcgctgtgcatcagtctggcttctcctgatttgagctgtctgaacagtgtgcatctccacctggaacggtcacttgcaaggtcctcccagtgctccgtatcaatatctagagccttcaagtccctcttgcagacatctttgaagcgcagctgtggcctcccggtacgtctctttcctgagatcagtcCTGTACTATACTAGACATTATCTTATTATGCATCTGTGGTAGAAATCAAACAAATTACACTTAGTCAAGAAGGTAAAAATCATGTTGAAAAGATGAAAGTTGCTTCAAAAAGTAAAGAATGTCTTTGACTTGTAGTTATATCAAATGAAACATAGTTTTCTATTATAGAAAGGCACTGGTCCCATAACATGTAGATGCAGACAACTTACTGACAGCTGCTGATGCGCCTGGCATCTGACAGGGCCAGCAGCCGCTCACACTTGCTGTCAGGCTGCAGGGAAGGAGGCAACATCATCATCCATCATTGGTCATTATTGGTCCCATCCTTATCCTACAGTTAGCATTCAATAAAGCCCATGCCAATTTCACAGAACGCATTTCAAATCAAGAAACATATCTATAGTACCGGTATCCATCAGGCTCCAATTCACTCCTAAAAGAGAAATAACTGGCCAATCTCGCATATATTTTTCATGGATATCTAAATGCCAATCGTTCCTCTACTAATGGATGCCAGACTATTACGCAGGGAAGCAATCAGACAAGTggactggagctagaataggttGGATACCAGGCTGACATGCTGGAACGGTAACTCTCACCTCCAGTGCTAGGAAGTTGACGCTATCTTGATTGGAGGAATCGTACAGGTTAACCCTCAGCTTCTGTTTCTCCATCTCAACCAGGAAACTCTCTTCAGCACACCTTCAAGAGGAGGTGTTACAGGGTGATGCAGACAGGGAGGATATGTGATGAAGTAGTGGTTTATGATAAATGGTAgggcagtcatcctcaactgaagTGAAGTATGATGTTTTTATTGAGaagctagtactagtagtcgTGCACTGTGGCTTTGCTATAGCTCATGTTTCCAGTCATACTGAGTCACCTCATCTCTTCTTCATAAGCGTGTTGCTTTCTTCCACATAGGTTTGATGCCTGGGGTTTCTCCATACAATGTTGCCATCGGCTTTACATCatcatccaaaatgacgaatgtaaCCCCCCACACTATTCAGAGTCTGTGTAGCTAGGGTTTGAACCTCCTCCCTCTGGATCTACAGAATTTGATCCACATGGCGAAGCAGTGGGGTCACTTACAACTTCCACGACACAATAGTGGTGCAAGGCAGCATAATATATTATGCAGAATGATATCATGCATGTGTCACATCTAGTTTACAGTATTAGTGGTACAAACTGATCTGTAatgtaccgtaaaatccctatttacgtacgcactttttaaacttttcaagtcgcaagcaggtgctccaggccgacgccaaagtcggagtgcgtacgttaggaggggttcttcctcggaaaaatcgcatatcagcttgagagtacggtacatcttcatgcaaatgaagtgtggaatgctaccacacaatcaatcagtaataaagaataagtaatacatgtatttagattgtttgacattttctacccagaaactttttctcagtaaccctatagaatggtaaacatcatcggaagaatgatcatgtcaacctctgactatccaccgaaatgctggagagggggtgcgtac from Branchiostoma lanceolatum isolate klBraLanc5 chromosome 4, klBraLanc5.hap2, whole genome shotgun sequence includes these protein-coding regions:
- the LOC136434173 gene encoding DDB1- and CUL4-associated factor 4-like; the protein is MVSKDSHREGRPWKEQRKGSQQEWEEGQSGDAVARLPAGGGRAQIPGFYYDPEKKKYFRILPGHNNYNPLTTAHIQQKQQEETRQELLKQDRNRTVPKVKVRGSTRTASCGPRLLLKRQLGQFSSGLSQRCAEESFLVEMEKQKLRVNLYDSSNQDSVNFLALEPDSKCERLLALSDARRISSCQLDFVSFMALNTLDSMQKSYMQYFTPGKVTGICWASVTGPESHALFSVLDEGPDTPSCARLVCAEVMANEHLIPGPGGAGLVRGRNYEVKSAWTCAWNSNPLFSKCFSIGANNSSVVIDAFTGQRDVINTNSDVFAQRFCNTTPVLLSGTRRGEILGSDLRVRTRCRGTAMTLRHESSVCCLRLLQDENYLLASDMQGKIKLWDLRVQKCILDYPGHVNQYAHIPVIVDSQEKFIFAVGQDCHTRMWNLQDGQLLRTIPSIHPTTQTSRPTIAFSWGWGGEGGIPGLLMGIKDELYWYKLGLSN